The Zalophus californianus isolate mZalCal1 chromosome X, mZalCal1.pri.v2, whole genome shotgun sequence genome window below encodes:
- the LOC113931007 gene encoding LOW QUALITY PROTEIN: polyadenylate-binding protein 4-like (The sequence of the model RefSeq protein was modified relative to this genomic sequence to represent the inferred CDS: substituted 1 base at 1 genomic stop codon): MNAAASSYPMASLYVGDLHSDVTEAMLYEKFSPAGPVLSVRVCRDLITRSSPGYAYVNFQQPADAERALDIMNFDVIKGKPISIMWSQRDPSLRKFGVGNVFIKNLGKSVDNKALYDTFSAFGNILSCKVVCDENGSKGYAFVRFETQEAADKAIEKMNGMFLNDRIGFVGRFKSRKEREAELGAKEFTNVYIKNFGEEVDDESLKELFSQFGKTLSVKVMRDPSGKSKGFGFVSYKKHEDANKAVEELNGKEISGKVIFVGRALKKVERQAELKRKFEQLKQERISQYQGVNLYLKNLDDTIDDEKLRKEFSPFGSITSAKVMLEDGRSKGFGFVCFSSPEEVTRAVTEMNGHVLGSKPLYVALAQRKEERKAHLTNQYMQRVAGMRALPANAILNQFQPATSGYFVPAVPQTQGRPPYYTPNQLAQMRPNPRWQQGGRPQGFQGMPSAIRQSGPCLALCHEAPTGSECPDRLAMGFDGAGTAQQGLTDSCQSGGVPPAVQTLAPRAVAATAPRAVAPYKYASSVRSPHPAIQPLQAPQPAVHVQGQEPLTASMLAAAPPPPQEQKXMLGERLFPFIQTMHSNLAGKIAGMLLEIDSAELLHMLESPESLRSKVDEAVVILQAHRAKKEAAQKVGAVAAATS, from the coding sequence atgaaCGCTGCGGCCAGCAGCTACCCCATGGCCTCCCTCTACGTGGGTGACCTGCACTCGGACGTCACCGAGGCCATGCTGTATGAAAAGTTCAGTCCTGCGGGGCCTGTGCTGTCCGTCCGGGTCTGCCGCGATCTGATTACCCGCAGCTCCCCGGGTTATGCCTACGTCAACTTCCAGCAGCCGGCTGACGCTGAGCGGGCCTTGGATATCATGAACTTTGATGTGATTAAGGGAAAGCCAATCAGTATCATGTGGTCTCAAAGGGATCCCTCTTTGAGAAAATTTGGTGTGGGAAACGTCTTCATCAAGAATCTGGGCAAATCTGTAGATAATAAGGCACTTTATGATACTTTTTCTGCTTTTGGAAACATTCTGTCTTGCAAGGTGGTGTGTGATGAGAACGGCTCTAAGGGTTATGCCTTTGTCCGCTTCGAGACGCAAGAGGCTGCTGACAAGGCCATCGAGAAGATGAACGGCATGTTCCTCAACGACCGCATAGGGTTTGTGGGCAGATTCAAGTCTCGAAAAGAGCGGGAAGCTGAGCTTGGAGCCAAAGAGTTCACCAATGTTTATATCAAAAACTTTGGGGAAGAGGTGGATGATGAGAGTCTGAAAGAGCTATTTAGCCAGTTTGGTAAGACCCTAAGTGTCAAGGTAATGAGAGATCCCAGTGGGAAATCCAAAGGCTTTGGCTTTGTGAGTTACAAAAAACACGAGGATGCCAATAAGGCCGTGGAAGagttaaatggaaaagaaatcagTGGGAAAGTGATTTTTGTAGGCCGTGCCCTGAAGAAAGTGGAACGGCAGGCTGAGTTAAAGCGGAAATTTGAACAGCTAAAACAAGAGAGAATTAGTCAGTATCAGGGGGTGAATCTCTACCTTAAGAACTTGGATGACACCATTGATGATGAGAAGTTAAGGAAAGAGTTTTCTCCTTTTGGATCGATCACCAGTGCTAAGGTAATGTTGGAGGATGGGAGAAGCAAAGGGTTTGGCTTTGTCTGCTTCTCATCTCCTGAAGAGGTGACCAGAGCCGTCACCGAGATGAACGGACACGTCCTGGGCTCCAAGCCACTATATGTCGCCCTGGCCCAGAGGAAGGAAGAGCGAAAGGCTCACCTGACCAACCAGTACATGCAGCGGGTGGCTGGAATGCGAGCACTCCCTGCCAATGCCATCTTAAATCAGTTCCAGCCTGCAACCAGTGGTTACTTCGTGCCAGCAGTCCCACAGACCCAGGGAAGACCTCCATATTACACACCCAACCAGTTAGCACAGATGAGGCCTAACCCCCGCTGGCAGCAAGGTGGGAGACCGCAAGGCTTCCAAGGAATGCCAAGTGCTATACGCCAGTCTGGGCCTTGTCTGGCTCTTTGCCATGAGGCTCCAACAGGGTCTGAGTGCCCGGACCGCTTGGCTATGGGCTTTGACGGGGCTGGCACCGCCCAGCAAGGGCTGACTGACAGCTGCCAGTCTGGAGGTGTTCCCCCAGCCGTGCAGACCTTAGCACCTCGTGCTGTCGCTGCTACTGCCCCTCGGGCTGTCGCACCTTACAAATACGCCTCCAGTGTCCGCAGCCCTCACCCTGCCATCCAGCCCCTGCAGGCGCCGCAGCCTGCAGTCCATGTGCAGGGGCAGGAGCCCCTGACCGCCTCCATGCTGgccgcagcccccccccccccccaggagcagAAGTAGATGCTGGGAGAACGTTTGTTCCCGTTCATCCAAACCATGCATTCAAACCTGGCTGGGAAAATCGCGGGCATGCTGCTGGAGATCGACAGCGCTGAGCTGCTGCACATGCTCGAGTCCCCCGAGTCGCTCCGCTCCAAGGTGGATGAAGCTGTGGTGATTCTGCAGGCTCATCGTGCCAAGAAAGAAGCTGCCCAGAAGGTGGGCGCTGTTGCCGCTGCTACCTCTTAG